One window of Pyxicephalus adspersus chromosome 4, UCB_Pads_2.0, whole genome shotgun sequence genomic DNA carries:
- the LOC140328068 gene encoding cytochrome P450 2K4-like: MFLIDPVTAALSVFICVCLAIYLFGQNKNVHPNFPPGPLCLPVIGNMHIINVEKPYLTFHELAEKYGPVYSLQIGTQKIVVLCGYETVKDALINHAEEFSGRPHVPVFMDMTRGYGVVFSNGNNWKAMRRFTLSTLRDFGMGKRKIEDKITEECQTLIKVFKAHKGKPFENTMIMNAALANIIVSILIGHRFDYDYPKLRRLLKIINDNVRIMGSPMVLLYNAFPSLVRWLPGSHREVNPNMKEIHTFVRETFTNQRNQLDVNDQRNLIDVFLVKQKEEKPNPELYFNDENLTVLLTDLFTAGMESTSTTLRWGLLLMMKYPEIQKNVQKEIEKVIGSGEPRLIHRKEMPYTDAVIHEIQRFGNIAPTNVPRSTTQDVTFKGFFIPKGTQVIPLLYSVLRDKDHFEKPYEFYPQHFLDSKGNFVFNEAFIPFSAGKRSCAGDTLAKMELFIFFTTLLQNFTFQAPPGAKLDLTGDVGFTTPPMKHEICAIPRN, from the exons ATGTTTTTGATCGATCCAGTTACAGCTGCCCTCTCCGTTTTTATCTGTGTTTGTttggcaatttatttatttggtcaGAACAAAAATGTTCATCCAAACTTTCCTCCTGGACCATTATGTTTGCCTGTTATTGGAAATATGCACATTATAAATGTGGAAAAACCTTACTTAACATTTCACGAG CTTGCTGAGAAATATGGACCAGTATACAGCTTACAGATCGGAACTCAAAAAATCGTTGTACTATGTGGCTATGAGACGGTAAAGGATGCGTTGATCAACCATGCCGAGGAGTTTTCTGGAAGACCACATGTGCCAGTTTTTATGGACATGACCAGGGgatatg GTGTTGTATTTTCCAATGGTAATAACTGGAAAGCCATGAGACGATTCACTCTTTCTACACTGCGTGATTTTGGGATGGGGAAGAGAAAAATAGAAGACAAGATCACTGAAGAGTGCCAAACtttgataaaagtttttaaagcccACAAAG GAAAACCATTCGAAAATACCATGATAATGAATGCTGCTTTGGCCAATATCATTGTGTCCATATTGATTGGTCACCGCTTTGATTATGACTATCCAAAACTTAGAAGGCTTCTGAAAATAATCAATGATAATGTCAGAATTATGGGTTCCCCAATGGTGTTG CTGTACAATGCATTTCCCTCTCTGGTCAGATGGCTACCCGGGAGTCATAGAGAAGTCAATCCAAATATGAAAGAAATACATACCTTTGTCAGAGAAACCTTCACTAATCAGAGGAATCAGTTGGATGTCAATGATCAGAGGAATTTAATTGATGTCTTCCTTGTCAAACAAAAGGAG GAAAAGCCAAATCCCGAACTATATTTTAATGATGAAAATCTAACAGTTCTACTGACAGACTTGTTCACTGCTGGGATGGAGTCAACATCCACCACACTCCGATGGGGTCTTCTGCTGATGATGAAATACCCAGAAATCCAAA AAAATGTTCAGAAAGAAATTGAAAAAGTCATTGGATCTGGGGAGCCTCGACTCatacacagaaaagaaatgcCATATACTGATGCCGTTATCCATGAAATCCAAAGGTTTGGCAACATTGCGCCAACGAACGTTCCTCGTTCCACAACTCAAGATGTGACATTCAAAGGATTTTTTATACCCAAA GGAACACAAGTGATCCCCTTACTATACTCCGTCCTACGAGACAAAGATCACTTTGAAAAACCATATGAGTTTTACCCTCAACATTTTCTGGACTCTAAgggaaattttgtttttaatgaagctTTTATACCATTTTCTGCTG GTAAGAGAAGTTGTGCTGGAGACACCTTAGCTAAAATGGAGCTGTTCAtcttttttacaacattgctgCAAAACTTCACCTTCCAGGCTCCACCTGGAGCAAAACTAGACCTCACAGGTGATGTTGGCTTTACAACCCCTCCAATGAAACATGAGATTTGTGCAATTCCTCGCAATTAA